The Thermus brockianus genome window below encodes:
- a CDS encoding IclR family transcriptional regulator, with protein MRRETPVDTEGAQTLLRGLWLLERVAEGVHELKALADSLGLSRSTAHRILSALTRAGYLRHEARKGYFLGPKLIRLGFKAYGQLHLPALARPHLEALRDATRETVHLAVLEGKEVVYIDKIPGKRELVLASQIGSRFPAQSTALGKAILAYLPEERWREAFSPGLKRTPRTLADYQSFREELRATRARGYALDLEENEPGVRCVAAPILNGQGEPVAAVSVSTASIYLDEGRIPEVAEAVREAARRISLELGA; from the coding sequence ATGCGCCGGGAGACGCCGGTGGACACGGAAGGCGCACAGACCCTTCTTCGTGGCTTGTGGCTCTTGGAGCGGGTAGCCGAGGGGGTGCACGAGCTCAAGGCCCTTGCCGATTCCTTAGGGCTCAGCCGGAGCACCGCCCACCGCATCCTTAGCGCGCTGACCCGGGCAGGCTACCTACGCCACGAAGCGCGGAAGGGGTACTTCCTGGGACCTAAGCTCATCCGTCTGGGCTTTAAGGCCTACGGCCAGCTCCACCTTCCCGCCCTTGCCCGTCCCCACCTCGAGGCCCTCCGGGACGCCACGAGGGAAACCGTTCATCTAGCTGTTTTGGAGGGGAAAGAGGTGGTCTATATTGACAAAATTCCCGGAAAGCGGGAACTCGTGTTGGCCAGCCAGATCGGAAGCCGTTTCCCCGCCCAGTCCACGGCCTTGGGAAAGGCCATCCTGGCCTACCTCCCTGAGGAGCGGTGGCGGGAGGCCTTCAGCCCGGGGCTGAAGCGCACCCCCAGGACGCTTGCCGACTACCAGAGCTTCCGGGAAGAGCTTCGTGCCACCCGGGCCCGGGGGTACGCCCTGGACCTGGAGGAGAACGAACCTGGGGTGCGGTGCGTGGCCGCCCCCATCCTAAACGGGCAAGGGGAACCCGTGGCGGCGGTGAGCGTTTCCACCGCGTCCATCTACCTGGACGAGGGCCGCATCCCTGAGGTGGCCGAAGCGGTGCGGGAGGCCGCCCGGCGGATCAGCCTTGAGCTGGGAGCCTAA
- a CDS encoding C4-dicarboxylate TRAP transporter substrate-binding protein — MRRIAVLVVGLALGLAWAQTYTLRFNHVLGPNHPYHAGLQAWAERVAQRTNGDLRIFVFHSAQLGVEEDIIEQLRQGVPVGQNTDGARLGNYVRELGVFNGPYFVDDYATVERLTTLPVVQGWIERLAQQYGIRVLCFNWVQGYRHFMTNRPVRRPEDLRGLRIRTPPAPVWQESVRALGATPVALPFGEIYSALQQRAIDGAELVYANIPDMSLWEVLRYVNETKHFLLINFEVVGEAWYRRLPANYRQILREECVRAGRETSQRIAAEEERIKALIQQRGMTIVSDVDLAAFRRAAEAAYERLGLKSIRDALYQTLRR, encoded by the coding sequence ATGCGGCGTATTGCGGTTTTGGTTGTCGGTTTGGCCCTAGGGCTAGCCTGGGCCCAGACGTACACCCTCCGTTTTAACCACGTGCTGGGGCCCAACCACCCCTACCACGCGGGCTTGCAGGCCTGGGCGGAACGGGTGGCACAACGGACCAATGGGGATCTGCGCATCTTCGTCTTCCATAGCGCCCAGCTTGGGGTGGAAGAGGACATCATTGAGCAGCTGCGCCAAGGGGTGCCCGTGGGCCAGAACACCGACGGGGCACGCTTGGGCAATTACGTCAGGGAACTCGGCGTTTTCAACGGCCCTTACTTTGTGGACGATTACGCCACGGTAGAGCGCCTAACCACCCTACCCGTGGTGCAGGGCTGGATTGAGCGTTTAGCCCAACAGTACGGAATCCGCGTCCTCTGCTTTAACTGGGTGCAGGGTTACCGGCACTTCATGACCAACCGCCCCGTGCGCCGTCCCGAAGACCTGCGTGGTCTGCGCATCCGCACGCCGCCAGCGCCCGTTTGGCAAGAATCCGTGCGGGCCCTGGGAGCCACGCCCGTAGCGCTACCCTTCGGGGAGATTTACTCCGCCTTGCAGCAGCGGGCCATAGACGGGGCCGAGCTCGTGTACGCCAACATCCCCGACATGAGCCTATGGGAAGTGCTCCGTTACGTGAACGAGACCAAGCATTTCCTCCTCATCAACTTTGAAGTGGTGGGGGAGGCTTGGTACCGCCGCTTACCCGCCAACTACCGGCAGATCCTCCGGGAAGAGTGCGTACGGGCTGGCCGGGAAACCTCCCAGCGCATTGCTGCGGAAGAGGAGCGCATCAAGGCCCTTATTCAGCAACGGGGTATGACCATCGTAAGCGACGTGGACCTTGCTGCTTTCCGGCGGGCGGCGGAGGCAGCCTACGAGCGCCTAGGGCTTAAGAGCATCCGGGATGCCTTGTACCAGACCCTAAGGCGGTAG
- a CDS encoding TRAP transporter small permease, with protein sequence MRLRHRILRLEQALAQAFLAACALIVFAGGVGRFLGHPLDWSMDLASFCFAWAVFLGADLALRENRHVAVDNLVRLLPPRVRRWVQAGTWALVALFLLTLFAYSLVAAYQARFRSFQGIPGFSYAWVTLSVGLGSLLMFTSALERLRRALKG encoded by the coding sequence ATAAGGTTGCGGCACCGGATCTTGCGTCTAGAGCAAGCCCTAGCCCAAGCTTTCCTCGCCGCCTGCGCCCTTATCGTCTTTGCAGGGGGTGTGGGGCGCTTCCTGGGACATCCCTTGGACTGGTCCATGGACCTCGCCTCCTTCTGTTTCGCTTGGGCGGTATTCCTAGGGGCGGATTTGGCCTTAAGGGAGAATCGGCACGTGGCCGTGGACAACCTGGTGCGCCTCTTGCCCCCAAGGGTACGCCGTTGGGTGCAAGCAGGCACTTGGGCCCTTGTGGCCTTATTCCTGCTAACGCTCTTTGCGTATAGCCTCGTGGCCGCTTACCAGGCCCGCTTCCGCAGCTTTCAAGGGATACCGGGTTTCAGCTATGCCTGGGTCACGCTGAGCGTGGGCTTGGGAAGCCTGCTCATGTTCACCTCCGCCTTAGAGCGGCTTCGGCGGGCCCTTAAAGGATAG
- a CDS encoding TRAP transporter large permease, with protein sequence MLLSFLVFLSLILLGMPVVFAIGIGGLVFFLTQPELQLIMPVQLALAETQNFSLLAIPTFILASNLMNELGVTRRLLLFAHTLTGFLRGGLAQVSVLMGFLMGGVSGSAIADATMQARLLGPEMVRRGYSRGFIAALQGFSGLLAVAIPPSIGLILYGSIGQVSIGQLFAGGIGVGVLMALAYMLTVAVLAQKRGYLPESPIPPSGSALRKALRESFLAVLFPFLLLATLRFGVFVPSEVGAAAVVYALFVGFVYRELSWERIRRALEHSVRDVGMVALLISMAAVLGYGMKWEMFPQKVSTFLLEAIHNPQIALLLILVSLLLLGTILDSTVMIILLTPILVPAAKALGIDLVYFGVLMVLTCAVGLLTPPVGLSMYSVCSVMGCGLGEYVREGWPFLLATLLVLLLAYLFPGVVLFLPRLLF encoded by the coding sequence ATGCTCCTGAGCTTTCTCGTCTTCCTGAGCCTAATCCTCTTGGGAATGCCCGTGGTCTTCGCCATCGGGATTGGAGGGCTGGTTTTTTTCCTCACCCAACCCGAGCTGCAACTCATTATGCCCGTCCAGCTAGCCCTAGCGGAGACCCAAAACTTTTCCCTCTTGGCCATCCCCACCTTCATCCTGGCGAGCAACCTCATGAACGAGCTCGGCGTAACCCGGAGGCTTCTCCTGTTTGCCCATACCCTCACGGGCTTTTTGCGGGGTGGCCTGGCCCAGGTGAGCGTGCTCATGGGGTTTCTCATGGGTGGGGTTTCCGGGTCGGCCATTGCGGACGCCACCATGCAGGCCAGGCTCCTGGGGCCCGAGATGGTGCGCCGGGGGTATTCCAGGGGTTTCATCGCCGCACTGCAGGGCTTTTCTGGCCTCCTGGCTGTGGCCATCCCGCCGAGCATCGGCCTCATCCTTTACGGAAGCATTGGGCAGGTGTCCATCGGCCAGCTCTTTGCGGGGGGGATTGGGGTGGGGGTGCTGATGGCCCTGGCGTACATGCTCACCGTGGCCGTGCTCGCCCAAAAGAGGGGTTACCTTCCGGAAAGCCCCATCCCACCCAGCGGTTCCGCACTCCGTAAAGCGCTGAGGGAGAGCTTCCTCGCCGTACTCTTCCCCTTCTTGCTTCTAGCAACGCTGCGCTTCGGCGTTTTCGTCCCCTCCGAGGTGGGAGCGGCTGCGGTGGTCTATGCCCTTTTCGTGGGCTTCGTTTACCGAGAGCTTTCCTGGGAGCGCATAAGGCGGGCCTTGGAGCATTCCGTGAGGGACGTGGGCATGGTGGCGCTTCTCATCAGCATGGCCGCGGTGCTGGGGTATGGGATGAAGTGGGAGATGTTTCCCCAAAAGGTTTCCACCTTTCTTCTTGAAGCTATTCACAATCCGCAGATAGCCCTTCTCCTGATCCTGGTGAGCCTCCTTCTCCTTGGTACTATTTTGGACTCCACGGTCATGATCATCCTCCTTACCCCTATCCTGGTACCCGCAGCCAAGGCTTTGGGAATAGATTTGGTCTACTTCGGGGTCCTCATGGTCCTCACCTGCGCCGTGGGGCTTTTGACTCCCCCGGTGGGGCTTTCCATGTACTCCGTCTGCTCGGTCATGGGTTGCGGTCTCGGGGAGTACGTGCGGGAAGGGTGGCCTTTCCTGCTGGCCACCCTCTTGGTGCTCCTTTTGGCTTATCTCTTCCCCGGGGTGGTCCTCTTCCTACCCCGCCTCCTCTTCTAG
- a CDS encoding Ldh family oxidoreductase produces the protein MRWRADFLMAWAEALLRHAGADPPSAQAVAWALVEADLRGVSSHGLLRLPIYLRRLEAGLVNPSPRLPAELKGAVALLDGEYGFGPRVALRAVELAGELAQAHGLGAVGVRRSTHFGMAGLYAEKLAQRGFLALVTTNAEPDVVPFGGKEKALGTNPLAFAAPAPQGILVVDLATSESAMGKVFLAREKGERIPPSWGVDREGRPTEDPGKVYALRPLGGPKGYALALLVEVLSGVLTGAGVTHGIGRMYEEWDRPQDVGHFVLALDPGAFVGKEAFWERMGALWQGVKATPPAPGHGEVWLPGELEARGRAEAWKEGVELPERLVAELRALGDRYGVPWREDA, from the coding sequence ATGAGGTGGCGGGCGGATTTCCTTATGGCTTGGGCGGAGGCCCTCCTCCGCCATGCAGGGGCGGATCCGCCCTCCGCCCAGGCGGTGGCCTGGGCCTTGGTGGAAGCGGACTTGAGGGGCGTGTCCAGCCACGGCCTCTTGCGCCTGCCCATTTACCTGCGCCGCCTCGAGGCGGGCCTGGTGAACCCGAGCCCCCGTCTTCCCGCGGAGCTCAAAGGCGCCGTGGCCCTCCTGGACGGGGAATACGGCTTTGGCCCCCGGGTGGCCTTGAGGGCGGTGGAGCTTGCCGGCGAGCTCGCCCAGGCCCACGGCCTTGGAGCGGTGGGGGTGCGGCGGAGCACCCACTTCGGCATGGCGGGGCTTTATGCGGAAAAGCTGGCCCAGCGGGGCTTTTTGGCCCTGGTCACCACCAACGCCGAGCCCGACGTGGTGCCCTTTGGGGGCAAGGAGAAGGCCTTGGGCACTAATCCCTTGGCTTTCGCCGCGCCTGCCCCGCAAGGGATCCTGGTGGTGGACCTCGCCACCTCGGAAAGCGCCATGGGGAAGGTCTTTCTGGCCCGGGAGAAGGGGGAGAGGATCCCCCCGAGCTGGGGGGTGGACCGGGAGGGCCGGCCCACGGAGGATCCGGGGAAGGTGTATGCCCTGAGGCCCCTGGGCGGCCCCAAGGGGTACGCCTTGGCCCTTTTGGTGGAGGTGCTCTCCGGGGTGCTCACGGGGGCGGGTGTAACCCATGGCATCGGCCGCATGTACGAGGAGTGGGACCGCCCCCAGGACGTGGGCCACTTCGTTTTGGCCCTAGATCCCGGGGCCTTCGTGGGCAAGGAGGCTTTTTGGGAACGGATGGGGGCACTTTGGCAGGGCGTGAAGGCCACACCCCCTGCTCCAGGCCACGGGGAGGTTTGGCTGCCTGGAGAGCTAGAGGCAAGGGGGCGGGCAGAGGCCTGGAAGGAGGGGGTGGAGCTTCCGGAAAGGCTCGTAGCCGAGCTGAGGGCCCTGGGCGACCGCTACGGCGTTCCCTGGAGGGAGGATGCCTGA
- a CDS encoding sugar kinase, whose product MPEVVTAGEPLVALVPQDLGRLRSQRLLEAYVGGAEVNVAVALARLGVRVGFVGQVGEDELGAMVMEKLRAEGVDLTHFQRVAGFTGLYLREYLPLGKGRAFYYRKGSAASNLAPGAFDPSYLQGAAFLHLSGITPALSPSCRAFSLWAMEEAKKRGVRVSLDVNYRQALWSPQEALAFLDEALPLTDLVFLSEEEARLLFGDEERALQRLRAPEVVLKRGPRGAVALGEGGRAEEEAFPVAAVDPVGAGDAFAAGYLAGHLWGLPVRERLRLGNLLGACVAANRGDHEGAPYREDLEVLWQQGTGMVR is encoded by the coding sequence ATGCCTGAGGTGGTGACTGCGGGGGAGCCCCTGGTGGCCCTGGTGCCCCAGGACCTGGGGCGCCTTCGGAGCCAGCGCCTCCTGGAGGCCTACGTGGGCGGTGCCGAGGTGAATGTGGCGGTAGCCCTGGCCCGCCTTGGGGTGAGGGTGGGTTTTGTGGGGCAAGTGGGTGAGGACGAGCTGGGCGCCATGGTGATGGAAAAGCTCAGGGCAGAAGGGGTGGACCTCACCCACTTCCAACGGGTGGCCGGCTTCACGGGGCTATACCTGCGGGAATACCTGCCCTTGGGGAAGGGCCGGGCCTTTTACTACCGGAAGGGCTCGGCGGCAAGCAACCTAGCCCCGGGTGCCTTTGATCCAAGCTACCTCCAGGGGGCCGCCTTCCTCCACCTAAGCGGCATCACGCCCGCCCTGTCCCCTTCCTGCCGGGCCTTTAGCCTGTGGGCCATGGAGGAGGCCAAGAAGAGGGGCGTGCGGGTAAGCCTGGACGTCAACTACCGTCAGGCCCTTTGGTCTCCCCAGGAGGCCCTGGCCTTCCTGGATGAGGCCCTCCCTTTGACGGACCTGGTCTTTTTGAGCGAGGAGGAGGCCCGCCTGCTCTTTGGGGACGAGGAAAGGGCCCTGCAACGCCTAAGAGCCCCGGAGGTGGTCCTCAAGCGGGGGCCCAGGGGGGCGGTGGCCTTGGGGGAGGGCGGTAGGGCAGAGGAGGAGGCCTTCCCGGTAGCGGCGGTGGACCCCGTGGGAGCAGGGGATGCTTTTGCCGCCGGGTACCTGGCGGGGCACCTTTGGGGTTTGCCGGTACGGGAGCGGTTGAGGCTGGGGAACCTCCTCGGGGCCTGCGTGGCGGCCAACCGGGGCGACCACGAGGGTGCCCCCTACCGTGAGGACCTGGAAGTCCTTTGGCAGCAGGGAACGGGCATGGTGCGCTAG
- a CDS encoding SDR family NAD(P)-dependent oxidoreductase — protein sequence MRTALVTGGSRGIGRAIAEALLRKGFRVAIASRNPEEAAEALKREGLPVLALKSDLEADDPAGLVEEAHRALGGLHALVHAAAVNVRKPALELSYEEWRRVLYLHLDVAFLLAQAAAPRMAEAGWGRILFLGSVTTFTGGGPVPIPAYTTAKTALLGLTRALAKEWAPLGIRVNLLCPGYVETEFTLPVRQNPELYGPITARIPLGRWAKPEEIARVAVALCGEEAEYLTGQAVVVDGGFLAY from the coding sequence ATGAGGACGGCGTTGGTGACCGGAGGAAGCCGCGGCATAGGTCGGGCCATTGCCGAGGCCCTTTTGCGTAAGGGGTTTCGCGTGGCCATCGCCAGCCGAAATCCGGAGGAGGCGGCGGAGGCCCTCAAGAGGGAAGGTTTACCCGTCCTGGCCCTGAAAAGCGATTTGGAAGCGGACGATCCAGCGGGGCTGGTGGAGGAGGCCCACCGGGCCCTGGGGGGGCTCCATGCGCTGGTGCACGCCGCGGCGGTCAACGTGCGCAAGCCTGCCTTGGAACTCTCCTACGAGGAGTGGCGGCGCGTCCTTTACCTCCACCTAGACGTGGCCTTTCTCCTTGCCCAGGCGGCGGCACCCCGCATGGCGGAGGCTGGTTGGGGCCGGATCCTCTTTCTCGGCTCCGTGACCACCTTTACCGGAGGTGGTCCGGTGCCCATACCTGCCTACACCACGGCCAAGACCGCCCTTTTGGGCCTCACCCGTGCCCTGGCCAAGGAGTGGGCTCCCCTGGGGATTAGGGTCAACCTCCTCTGCCCGGGGTATGTGGAGACGGAGTTCACCCTCCCCGTGCGGCAGAACCCCGAGCTCTACGGCCCCATCACCGCCCGCATCCCCTTGGGCCGCTGGGCCAAGCCCGAGGAGATCGCCCGGGTAGCCGTGGCCCTCTGTGGGGAAGAGGCGGAGTACCTCACGGGCCAGGCGGTGGTGGTGGACGGAGGCTTTCTCGCCTACTGA
- the paaZ gene encoding phenylacetic acid degradation bifunctional protein PaaZ yields the protein MKLKSYLLGQWREGEGEGIPIRDAATHAELARVTAEGLPLKEAILYGREVGGKALLALGFQERGRRLRALAQYLSERKEVLYRLYATTGGTRRDAWYDVDGGIGVLYTYASLARTLPEGNLLPEDEYLPLAKDPAFQGRHVLGPKGGITLQVNAFNFPVWGLLEKFAPAFLAGVPTLAKPATPTAHVAEALARMMLESGLLPEGSFQFVAGGLGDALDALDHRDSLYFTGSKATADRLRRHPAFLERGTPFNAETDSLNAAILGEEAGEEELVRLAEEIAQELAIKSGQRCTAIRRVLVPEGRLEALLEATRARLAPLRLGDPREEGVDLGPLASLAQKAEVEGAVAALLEAGAQVYWQHEGRKDGAFFPPTLLLAKDPWQEALHRVEPFGPVATFFPYRTKEEALRLARMGGGMLVATLATPDPEEARFYLLGLSGEVGRLHLLNRRDAKASTGHGSPLPRLLHGGPGRAGGGEELGGLLSVKRHLARLALQGDPISLQALLSEYAKGAEIPAQVHPFRKAYEELAVGETLVTHRRTVTEADIALFAHLSWDHFYAHTDELAAQKSLFGKRVAHGYFVLAAAAGLFVDPAPGPVLANYGLEGLRFTEPVGIGDTLQARLTVKAKRPRDEKTGVVEWAVEVVNQEGKTVASYTLLTLVARKPQ from the coding sequence ATGAAGCTAAAGAGCTACCTTCTAGGCCAATGGCGGGAAGGCGAGGGGGAAGGCATCCCCATCCGGGACGCCGCCACCCACGCGGAGCTCGCCCGGGTCACGGCGGAAGGCCTACCCCTTAAGGAGGCCATCCTTTACGGGCGGGAGGTGGGGGGGAAGGCCCTTTTGGCCTTGGGCTTCCAGGAGCGGGGAAGGCGGCTAAGGGCCCTCGCCCAGTACCTCTCGGAGAGGAAGGAGGTGCTCTACCGCCTCTACGCCACCACGGGGGGTACGAGGCGGGACGCCTGGTACGACGTGGACGGGGGGATTGGGGTTCTCTACACCTACGCCAGCCTGGCCCGCACCCTCCCCGAGGGGAACCTGCTTCCCGAGGACGAATACCTTCCCCTTGCCAAGGACCCCGCCTTCCAGGGGCGGCACGTCCTTGGGCCCAAGGGAGGGATTACCCTCCAGGTGAACGCCTTCAACTTCCCCGTCTGGGGGCTCCTGGAGAAGTTCGCCCCCGCCTTCCTCGCCGGGGTGCCCACCCTGGCCAAGCCCGCCACCCCCACGGCCCACGTGGCCGAGGCCCTGGCCCGGATGATGCTGGAATCGGGCCTCCTCCCCGAGGGGAGCTTCCAGTTCGTGGCGGGGGGCCTGGGGGACGCCCTGGACGCCTTGGACCACCGGGATAGCCTCTACTTCACAGGCTCCAAGGCCACGGCGGACCGCTTGCGGCGCCACCCCGCCTTCCTGGAGCGAGGGACCCCCTTCAACGCCGAGACGGACTCCTTAAACGCCGCCATCCTGGGGGAGGAGGCGGGGGAAGAGGAACTCGTCCGCCTCGCCGAGGAGATCGCCCAAGAGCTCGCCATCAAAAGCGGGCAGCGGTGCACCGCCATCCGCCGGGTCCTGGTGCCGGAGGGGCGGCTGGAGGCCCTCCTCGAGGCCACCCGGGCCCGCCTGGCCCCCTTGCGCCTGGGCGACCCCCGGGAGGAAGGGGTGGACCTGGGCCCCCTGGCCTCCCTGGCCCAGAAGGCGGAGGTGGAGGGGGCGGTGGCGGCCCTCCTTGAGGCGGGCGCCCAGGTCTACTGGCAGCACGAGGGCCGCAAGGACGGGGCCTTCTTCCCCCCTACCCTCCTCCTGGCCAAGGACCCTTGGCAGGAGGCCCTCCACCGGGTGGAGCCCTTCGGCCCCGTGGCCACCTTCTTCCCCTACCGCACGAAGGAGGAAGCCCTGCGCCTCGCCCGCATGGGCGGGGGGATGCTGGTGGCCACCCTGGCCACCCCCGACCCCGAGGAGGCCCGCTTCTACCTCCTGGGGCTTTCGGGAGAGGTGGGGAGGCTCCACCTCCTCAACCGCCGGGATGCCAAGGCCTCCACCGGCCACGGCTCCCCCCTCCCCCGCCTCCTCCACGGGGGGCCGGGCCGGGCGGGGGGCGGGGAGGAGCTTGGGGGGCTTCTCTCCGTGAAGCGGCACCTGGCCCGCCTCGCCCTCCAGGGGGACCCCATTAGCCTCCAGGCCCTCCTCTCGGAATACGCCAAGGGAGCGGAAATCCCCGCCCAGGTCCACCCCTTCCGCAAGGCCTACGAGGAGCTCGCCGTGGGCGAGACCCTCGTCACCCACCGCCGCACGGTGACCGAGGCGGACATCGCCCTCTTCGCCCACCTCTCCTGGGACCACTTCTACGCCCACACGGACGAGCTTGCGGCCCAGAAGAGCCTCTTCGGCAAGCGGGTGGCCCACGGGTACTTCGTCCTCGCCGCCGCCGCCGGGCTCTTCGTGGACCCGGCTCCGGGGCCGGTCCTCGCCAACTACGGCCTCGAGGGCCTCCGCTTCACCGAGCCCGTGGGGATTGGGGACACCCTCCAGGCCCGCCTCACGGTGAAGGCCAAGCGCCCCCGGGACGAGAAGACCGGGGTGGTGGAGTGGGCGGTGGAGGTGGTGAACCAGGAGGGCAAAACGGTGGCGAGCTACACCCTCCTCACCCTGGTGGCGCGGAAGCCTCAGTAG
- the paaD gene encoding 1,2-phenylacetyl-CoA epoxidase subunit PaaD, protein MVDRYWEALKGVKDPEIPVLNIVEMGMVLGVEAEGSRVKVRFRPTFSGCPALKQIREEIVRALKAAGAEEVEVEEARTPWSTEAMTEEAKARLAAYGIAPPLPLPLAHQDPPCPRCGGREVVLRNAFGATLCKMLYQCASCGEVFEAFKAV, encoded by the coding sequence GTGGTAGACCGCTACTGGGAGGCCCTAAAAGGGGTCAAAGACCCGGAGATCCCCGTCCTGAACATCGTGGAGATGGGGATGGTCCTGGGGGTGGAGGCGGAGGGGAGCCGGGTCAAGGTGCGCTTCCGCCCCACCTTCTCGGGCTGCCCGGCCCTAAAGCAGATCCGCGAGGAGATCGTGAGGGCCCTGAAGGCGGCGGGGGCGGAGGAGGTGGAGGTGGAGGAGGCCCGCACCCCCTGGTCCACGGAGGCCATGACCGAGGAGGCCAAGGCGAGGCTCGCCGCCTACGGCATCGCCCCGCCCCTGCCCCTCCCCCTGGCCCACCAGGACCCTCCCTGCCCCCGGTGCGGCGGCCGGGAGGTGGTCCTCAGGAACGCCTTCGGGGCCACCCTCTGCAAGATGCTCTACCAGTGCGCCTCCTGCGGCGAGGTCTTTGAGGCCTTTAAGGCGGTGTAA
- the paaC gene encoding 1,2-phenylacetyl-CoA epoxidase subunit PaaC → MPLDPYLKEALVAKLTALADDEVVLAQRLSEWVAHAPILEEDIAIANLAQDELGHAKLYLELRQELDGSDPDRLVFFRDPLEYQNAILVELPKGDWAFTMVRQYLFDAYENLWLKEAEKSAYEPLREVASRILKEERFHLKHSVLWVERLGQGTEESHRRAQEALELLFPYAKQLFIPLPEEEALVEAGVVPDLKALEGAYLEEVTRHLERSGLKPPQGGYVPKDRKEHTEYLWSLLAEMQSVARWDPEAKAW, encoded by the coding sequence ATGCCCCTTGACCCTTACCTCAAAGAGGCCCTGGTGGCCAAGCTCACCGCCTTGGCCGACGACGAGGTGGTCCTGGCCCAGCGCCTTTCCGAGTGGGTGGCCCATGCGCCCATCCTCGAGGAGGACATCGCCATCGCCAACCTGGCCCAGGACGAGCTGGGCCACGCCAAGCTGTACCTAGAGCTCCGCCAGGAGCTGGATGGCTCCGACCCCGACCGCCTGGTCTTCTTCCGCGACCCCCTGGAGTACCAGAACGCCATCCTAGTGGAGCTCCCCAAGGGGGACTGGGCCTTCACCATGGTGCGGCAGTACCTCTTTGACGCCTACGAGAACCTGTGGCTCAAGGAGGCGGAGAAGAGCGCCTATGAGCCCCTTAGGGAGGTGGCAAGCCGCATCCTCAAGGAGGAGCGCTTCCACCTAAAGCACAGCGTCCTCTGGGTGGAACGCCTGGGCCAGGGCACCGAGGAAAGCCACCGCCGCGCCCAGGAGGCCCTGGAGCTCCTCTTCCCCTACGCCAAACAGCTCTTCATCCCCCTCCCCGAGGAGGAGGCCCTGGTGGAGGCGGGGGTGGTGCCGGACCTGAAGGCCCTGGAAGGGGCCTACCTGGAGGAGGTGACCCGGCACCTGGAGCGCTCGGGGCTCAAGCCCCCCCAGGGGGGCTACGTCCCCAAAGACCGCAAGGAGCACACGGAGTACCTATGGTCCCTGCTCGCCGAGATGCAGTCCGTGGCCCGCTGGGATCCGGAGGCCAAGGCGTGGTAG
- the paaA gene encoding 1,2-phenylacetyl-CoA epoxidase subunit PaaA, whose protein sequence is MVKLRIGYPEDPDYPERLAEFEARIARGEKIEPGDWMPAEYRRQLIRMISQHAHSEWVGMLPEGAWITRAPSLRRKLILLAKVQDEAGHGQYLYHAAETLGVTREEMVEALLSGRAKYSNIFNYPTLTWADVGIIGWLVDGMAIKNQTMLAQCSYGPYSRAMVRICAEETFHHKQGKEAVLLYAKGSRKQRQMVQDALNRWWWPTLMMAGPHDTDSPHTPLLLRWGIKTKTNDQIRQEFLNEHVPELLEAGLVPPDPHLRYDEKTGNWVHGPIPWDEFWKVIQGEGPMNRHRLLARRRAHEEGRWVREAMEAHARRRLAQAAD, encoded by the coding sequence ATGGTGAAGCTTAGGATCGGTTACCCGGAAGACCCGGACTACCCGGAGAGGCTTGCGGAGTTTGAGGCCAGGATCGCCCGGGGGGAGAAGATTGAACCCGGGGACTGGATGCCGGCGGAGTACCGCCGCCAACTCATACGCATGATCTCCCAGCACGCCCATAGCGAATGGGTGGGCATGCTCCCAGAAGGGGCCTGGATTACCCGGGCCCCCTCCCTAAGGCGCAAGCTTATCCTCCTGGCCAAGGTGCAGGACGAGGCCGGGCACGGCCAGTACCTCTACCACGCCGCCGAAACCCTGGGGGTGACGCGGGAGGAGATGGTGGAGGCCCTGCTTTCGGGCCGGGCCAAGTACTCCAACATCTTCAACTACCCCACCCTTACCTGGGCGGACGTGGGCATCATCGGCTGGCTGGTGGACGGCATGGCCATCAAGAACCAGACCATGCTGGCCCAGTGCTCCTATGGGCCCTACTCCCGGGCCATGGTGCGCATCTGCGCCGAGGAAACCTTCCACCACAAGCAGGGGAAGGAGGCGGTCCTCCTCTACGCCAAGGGGTCTAGGAAGCAACGGCAGATGGTCCAAGACGCCCTGAACCGCTGGTGGTGGCCCACCCTCATGATGGCCGGCCCCCACGACACCGACTCCCCCCACACCCCCCTCCTCCTCCGCTGGGGCATCAAGACCAAGACCAACGACCAGATCCGTCAGGAGTTCCTGAACGAGCACGTGCCCGAGCTCCTGGAGGCGGGGCTTGTGCCCCCAGACCCCCACCTCCGCTACGACGAGAAGACGGGGAACTGGGTCCACGGGCCCATCCCCTGGGACGAGTTCTGGAAGGTCATCCAGGGGGAAGGCCCCATGAACCGGCACCGCCTCCTGGCAAGGCGAAGGGCCCACGAGGAGGGGCGCTGGGTGCGGGAGGCCATGGAGGCCCACGCCAGGAGGCGCCTGGCCCAGGCGGCGGACTAG